GATTCAATAAAATCAAACACATTTTGAATTAATGGATCATAAAGCCACAATCCAATAACATAAATGCCAGGATTTAAGTATAGATTTTTAATTTGCAGTTTAACTATATTTTTTCCATTTTCCAAGGATATGCTTTTACCAATTGAAAGTGTATCCGCATTAACCAGCTTATTTCCAAGTTGGTCATAAATCACGATCGCAAGACTCCCCATATTCCTAAATGAGTCTGACTTAATTTCTAATAAAAATTCAAGTGTTCCACTTGAATAAGGTTGAAATGCAGATTTCTTATTGAGGCTACTATATTTAACCCTTAAAAATCTCGCTTCCCCTGTACCTATTTGTCGAATAGTCTGTGAAACATCAATCCATATATTAGGTTCAGATTTTGTAACATTATTAGACAGATAGTCAGCAAAAATAATTTCTGAATTACCTTGAGCAGTGATTTGACCCTCCTCAAGCATCACACATTGAGAACATAAACGTTTAATTGCATCCATGTTATGACTAACAAACACAATTGTTCGACCTTCAACCTGAGATATATTCTGCATCTTACCCAGACATTTTTTCTGAAAATTCACATCCCCCACTGCCAACACTTCGTCCACAATTAAAATCTCCGGCTCCAAATGCGCCGCAACCGCAAACGCCAAACGTACATACATCCCTGATGAATACCTTTTCACCGGCGTATCTAAAAACTTTTCTACTTCTGCAAAAGCCACAATCTCATCAAAGTTGCGTGTAATCTCGGCTTTGCTCATTCCCAGAATTGCACCGTTGAGATAGATATTTTCTCTCCCTGTTAATTCTGGATGAAAGCCAGTGCCTACCTCTAATAAACTAGCGACTCGTCCTTTGATCGAAATTTTTCCTGATGTTGGTTCAGTGATGCGACTTAAAATTTTTAGCAGTGTTGATTTTCCTGACCCATTGCGTCCGATGATACCTATGCGATCGCCTTGTTTAATATCAAATGAAACATCTTTTAAAGCCCAAAACTCTTCAAAAGTAGGATCTTCCTTTTTAGATCGATGATTAATTAAACTACCAATGGACTTAACTTTATTAGTAATCACATCCCGCAGTGCTGTATGGCGTTCCTGCTTTTGATGACCAATAATGTATTTTTTACCTAAATTTTCAACTCTAATAACTGTATCAGACATTTTTAAAAAATGAAAATTTCTACAAACGATAAGTTGTTTATTTCTAATTGATAGTTTGCTTTTCTATCAACTAAATCACATCTGCAAATGTCCGTTCCATTTTGCGAAAATACCAAATTCCACTCACCCATAGTAAAACTACTAACACCATAGAGAGGATAAAACCTGGTAAATATAATTTAGATTCTCCTCCTAAAATTGCCCACCTAAATCCATCTATTACTCCTACCATGGGATTTAAAGAATATATGAATTTCCACTGTTCAGGAACAATATTGCTACTAAATCCTACGGGTGAAATGTATAAACCAAACTGCACTATAAAAGGGACAATAAATCGAAAATCTCGGTATTGAACATTTAATGATGCTAACCATAAACCCGCACCGATAGAAGCAGCAAAGGCAACACCAATAAACAATGGTAAAGTCAAAATCCGCCAACTAGGAACAAAGTTATACCATGCCATTAATGCCAATAAAATTATCCCCGAAATCATAAACAGTAAACCAAAAAGTTTTTTCCTGAAGGGAGATCGCCAAATACTGTGTAGTATAAAATACTTTTTTATTCCCGATACTCTAATCAGCAGACATAGTATAGATAATAATTACTTATGATTAGCTGGTTAATAATTTCTTGACGCTAACCGGATGGAATATAAATGCTTTCAACGACTTGATATTTCTTCTGTAGGGCTTGAGATAAAAAGGCTAACATCTGTTTGAGTGTAAAAAGTGTGCGATAAATTAATCTACTACCTTTCCTTTTACGACTGATTTTGAGCCATAGTAGATTCACCCAGATGTTAATTAGAAGAAAGGATATTCCAATGAATAGTAATCTCAAGACTGGATTTTTGTTATTCGTCTTAATTCGACAAATATTTTTCAGACGATAACTGGTTTCAATGCCAAATCTTTTTCGATAATCTTGATAGATATAATTTAAATTTGTTTTGACCTTATAAGCAACATAAACAAAGTATTGAACCCCATGCTTTTTATGCTTTCCCTTTCTATATTTACAGACGATCCATAAATCAAATGTGACAAAATCATCTTTGTCTCTTGTAATAGTATAGGTAGTTTTATAACTTTTTTTACCCTTGAGGAATTGTTTGATTCCTCCTTTTTTTCCAGTCTTGATAGCAGGCATAAGAAAGGGAATATCTAATGCCTGTAACCATCTAATTACAGGAGTATTAAAAAATCCCCTATCCAAATAGAGTTTTTTTACATTTATTTTTAGGGATTCAAGTTCTGCTAATAAATAAGTAATTAAAGCCACACTAGTATCTAATTGGCGAACACCTCTTATTGCTAGAGTTACACGCTTATTATTACTAATAACATATAAAGTGGCATAGGCATAAAATGAATTAGTACCAGATTTAGCTTCACTTCGATATATGTAGGGTAATTCTGACGATGTTGGTTGACCATAATAACAAATTAAATTTAAATCAATCGCTATTTTCAAACACCCTTTTTTTAATCCTAAAGGAATTCGACTTTTTAATGCTTGATTTATTTGCGCTTCTAATTCCTCAAAATTGTTAATTTTATTGAGATGATATCTAATATCATTAGCTGTCGGAATATTTTTTAACAATTTAGCTGTGTTTTCAATACTGTCTCCAGTGCTGGCTGCTTTAACCAGAATCTCGAATAAAGTTTGTTGGTCACAGGCTCCTTGCGTTTCAATCGAAAAATTTTCTACTAAACACTGAATAACCTCATCAAGAGTTTCTGAGTCGGTTAAAACGAGTTCTTCTGTAGACTCGCCCCGCGTGGCTTTTGTTAGAGATGAAACAGTCAATTTTTTCAGCCAATATGCTACACACTACTTTCATCATTTCATATTTTGATCCAGTGCAAATTATGATAACTATTTCTTATATATTTGGTATTCTATAGTACATGAGTATCTGTCGTATTTTGTTAGTGATGCCTGCTGCGTCTGTAGCAATAGCGTCAGCACTCCGTAAAAATCACTCTTTGGGAAAAACTTTTTGGTTTACTGGTTATCAGTTGCCTCTCCCATTTTCCCAGCAATAGCACCTACCCACTGGGGATAATTGGCCTGTGCGTCGGTCAATTTCTTCCAAACTTTAGGTTTAACAGTGACGCTAATTATCCTTCCATCGCAGTCAATCTCAAATTGTTGCCAACCATTTTCTACAGTCTTAACTTCTGGCAGTTCGTTGATTTTGATAGTTAGTTCTAATTTTCCTTCAATCATAAATACATCCTTATAAATTAGCTGAA
The window above is part of the Dolichospermum sp. DET69 genome. Proteins encoded here:
- a CDS encoding fertility inhibition FinO-like protein; this translates as MIEGKLELTIKINELPEVKTVENGWQQFEIDCDGRIISVTVKPKVWKKLTDAQANYPQWVGAIAGKMGEATDNQ
- a CDS encoding ABC transporter ATP-binding protein, with translation MSDTVIRVENLGKKYIIGHQKQERHTALRDVITNKVKSIGSLINHRSKKEDPTFEEFWALKDVSFDIKQGDRIGIIGRNGSGKSTLLKILSRITEPTSGKISIKGRVASLLEVGTGFHPELTGRENIYLNGAILGMSKAEITRNFDEIVAFAEVEKFLDTPVKRYSSGMYVRLAFAVAAHLEPEILIVDEVLAVGDVNFQKKCLGKMQNISQVEGRTIVFVSHNMDAIKRLCSQCVMLEEGQITAQGNSEIIFADYLSNNVTKSEPNIWIDVSQTIRQIGTGEARFLRVKYSSLNKKSAFQPYSSGTLEFLLEIKSDSFRNMGSLAIVIYDQLGNKLVNADTLSIGKSISLENGKNIVKLQIKNLYLNPGIYVIGLWLYDPLIQNVFDFIESAFEIEVVDIQAKEFGNTPDHNGLVPCVFEMVQMRE
- a CDS encoding ISH3 family transposase produces the protein MTVSSLTKATRGESTEELVLTDSETLDEVIQCLVENFSIETQGACDQQTLFEILVKAASTGDSIENTAKLLKNIPTANDIRYHLNKINNFEELEAQINQALKSRIPLGLKKGCLKIAIDLNLICYYGQPTSSELPYIYRSEAKSGTNSFYAYATLYVISNNKRVTLAIRGVRQLDTSVALITYLLAELESLKINVKKLYLDRGFFNTPVIRWLQALDIPFLMPAIKTGKKGGIKQFLKGKKSYKTTYTITRDKDDFVTFDLWIVCKYRKGKHKKHGVQYFVYVAYKVKTNLNYIYQDYRKRFGIETSYRLKNICRIKTNNKNPVLRLLFIGISFLLINIWVNLLWLKISRKRKGSRLIYRTLFTLKQMLAFLSQALQKKYQVVESIYIPSG